The following coding sequences lie in one Pseudorca crassidens isolate mPseCra1 chromosome 2, mPseCra1.hap1, whole genome shotgun sequence genomic window:
- the LMO4 gene encoding LIM domain transcription factor LMO4, giving the protein MVNPGSSSQPPPVTAGSLSWKRCAGCGGKIADRFLLYAMDSYWHSRCLKCSCCQAQLGDIGTSCYTKSGMILCRNDYIRLFGNSGACSACGQSIPASELVMRAQGNVYHLKCFTCSTCRNRLVPGDRFHYINGSLFCEHDRPTALINGHLNSLQSNPLLPDQKVC; this is encoded by the exons ATGGTGAATCCGGGCAGCAGCTCACAGCCGCCCCCGGTTACGGCCGGCTCCCTCTCCTGGAAGCGGTGCGCAGGCTGCGGAGGCAAGATTGCGGACCGCTTTCTGCTCTATGCCATGGACAGCTACTGGCACAGCCGGTGCCTCAAGTGTTCCTGCTGCCAGGCGCAGCTGGGCGACATCGGCACGTCCTGTTACACCAAGAGCGGCATGATCCTTTGCAGAAATGACTACATTAG GTTATTTGGGAATAGCGGTGCTTGCAGCGCTTGTGGACAGTCTATTCCTGCGAGCGAACTCGTCATGAGGGCCCAAGGCAATGTGTATCATCTGAAG tgttttacATGCTCTACCTGCCGGAATCGCCTGGTCCCAGGAGATCGGTTTCACTACATCAATGGCAGTTTATTTTGTGAACATGATAGACCTACAGCTCTCATCAATGGccatttgaattcacttcagagcaATCCACTACTGCCAGACCAGAAG GTCTGCTAA